The Neochlamydia sp. S13 genome has a segment encoding these proteins:
- a CDS encoding serine protease, with product MMMESTQGSISSFEGYTEDLHISESVLQVGDLPLAENLRQLASRINIVCRIICPGNQGTGFVIDNGLLLTNHHIIPNLEQAQKACVQFFYERSRKTQEIVEVRLNPDESEGGLFLTSETPDEGFLPLTKDKLDFTIVAFRLPLPHKLDFVHKMGMSIFSNVQPIEGGHANIIQHPSLKENGVMHSFKRYAFWKNKIKQIEADKFIVHYETTTLRGSSGAPVMDDQGDLLGLHRARCPNQQHQNCNTAILASAIAAAVLERGYGQKIKECCSIFQSEVRLNFLSLSQDEDLQKELNYYIPLDASRSLKDEPKDLEEQVESFISSSNRILLILGEAASGKSLFVRYLALKKGKAYASEKDFLPIYISLSSVKQADRVLEEGLQYIVSPENLPDFLKEKKLLLFLDAYDEMPCLRKEKKEKFIEKQRKLFNIYLENNLKLRLHNDTKIIFTCRITDIQAEDLRYFYPDGKTPQGFNKLILADFDPGKQISYLTKYLAIQKEKGLSPSWTVEKYWKYFNNISGLKEIVKNPLLLFVTAEVLPSIVEKFKKERSNSEEKLHLTETRILDEFIVQRILREYNRQTENSLRPQYSKEDYLTFALDLIAQMSKEGKYVISRTDPSLMKKFQRFFCNSEEAIFKRKAIPLTCSEGKEWKFIHDKFRAHFEAMWQQFELGREEEILELLGVKKESF from the coding sequence ATGATGATGGAATCTACACAAGGATCTATATCATCATTTGAAGGCTACACGGAAGATCTCCATATTTCGGAAAGTGTGCTACAAGTGGGCGATTTGCCACTAGCGGAAAATCTTCGACAACTAGCCAGCCGCATCAATATTGTATGCCGCATCATTTGTCCGGGCAATCAAGGGACAGGATTTGTCATTGACAATGGGCTTCTCTTGACTAATCATCACATCATTCCCAATCTTGAACAAGCTCAGAAGGCTTGCGTACAATTCTTTTATGAAAGATCTAGAAAGACACAAGAAATTGTAGAAGTAAGATTAAATCCAGACGAAAGCGAGGGAGGATTATTTTTAACTAGCGAAACCCCAGACGAGGGATTTTTACCTTTAACAAAAGATAAGTTAGATTTCACCATTGTAGCCTTCCGTTTACCCTTACCACATAAGTTAGATTTTGTTCATAAAATGGGAATGTCAATATTTTCTAATGTTCAGCCAATAGAGGGAGGGCATGCAAATATCATTCAACATCCCAGCTTGAAAGAAAATGGAGTAATGCATTCTTTCAAACGCTATGCTTTTTGGAAAAATAAAATCAAGCAAATAGAAGCCGATAAATTTATTGTCCATTACGAGACTACTACTTTACGTGGCTCCTCAGGTGCTCCTGTAATGGATGATCAAGGCGATTTATTAGGCCTTCATCGTGCTAGGTGTCCTAATCAACAACATCAAAATTGTAATACTGCTATTCTAGCTTCAGCAATTGCTGCAGCTGTGCTTGAGAGAGGATACGGGCAAAAAATTAAAGAATGTTGTTCTATTTTTCAGTCAGAAGTTCGTTTAAATTTTCTTTCTCTCTCACAAGACGAAGATTTGCAAAAAGAATTGAACTACTATATTCCTCTAGATGCCAGCCGCTCTTTAAAGGATGAGCCAAAAGACTTAGAAGAACAAGTTGAAAGCTTTATAAGCAGCTCGAATAGAATCTTGCTAATCCTTGGAGAAGCAGCTTCAGGAAAATCTCTTTTTGTACGCTATCTAGCTCTAAAAAAAGGGAAAGCCTATGCATCTGAAAAAGATTTCCTTCCTATTTACATCTCACTTTCATCTGTGAAACAAGCCGATCGCGTTTTAGAAGAAGGGCTCCAATATATCGTCTCGCCAGAGAATCTTCCGGATTTTCTTAAGGAGAAGAAACTGTTATTGTTTTTAGACGCGTATGATGAAATGCCATGTTTGCGCAAAGAGAAAAAAGAAAAATTTATAGAAAAGCAAAGAAAACTTTTTAATATTTATCTCGAGAATAACCTTAAACTAAGATTGCATAATGATACCAAAATTATTTTCACCTGTAGGATAACCGATATACAGGCCGAAGATCTACGATATTTTTATCCCGATGGAAAAACTCCCCAAGGTTTTAATAAGTTGATTCTTGCCGATTTTGATCCAGGCAAACAAATAAGTTATTTAACAAAATACTTAGCAATACAAAAAGAAAAAGGCCTTTCTCCCTCGTGGACAGTAGAAAAGTATTGGAAGTATTTTAACAATATCAGTGGACTAAAAGAAATAGTAAAAAATCCTTTGCTTTTGTTTGTAACGGCTGAAGTCCTTCCTAGCATTGTCGAAAAATTTAAAAAAGAGCGAAGCAATTCTGAAGAGAAATTGCACCTCACAGAAACAAGAATTTTAGACGAATTTATTGTTCAACGCATCCTTCGAGAGTATAACCGGCAGACCGAAAATAGCCTACGACCCCAGTATAGTAAAGAAGACTATTTAACATTTGCCTTAGACTTAATCGCGCAAATGAGTAAAGAGGGTAAATATGTGATTTCCCGAACAGATCCTAGCCTGATGAAGAAGTTTCAACGGTTTTTTTGCAATTCTGAAGAAGCTATCTTTAAAAGAAAAGCCATTCCTTTGACATGCAGCGAAGGAAAGGAATGGAAATTTATACATGATAAATTTCGCGCTCATTTTGAAGCTATGTGGCAACAATTTGAACTAGGACGAGAAGAAGAAATCCTTGAACTCTTAGGTGTCAAAAAAGAAAGTTTTTAG
- a CDS encoding pentapeptide repeat-containing protein has product MTNVLNVRITSFGHVKSSYTLTGEWDRGTCTLSLDLAKLCQSKAELFLQGGSSGISAEIKWHVPLVSLTKLRKLFQMEPLPLTIKVEKKNAFWRVHFYSRQLKDEIIHEFVTKINQHSFVEDKTLIVAHADTLNLERIKIFQGIIKGTRTHPEWSIAAANAITVLNQAGVSFDNKNLEDIKISGADLTNVVFRRTRLRGADLRTTTLKGAYLEQAVLYESYLKGVNFKQQSSLYHTELPLIGPKEPMVFLYDNDYFISADRHIYIWDPLTLTTKQIFKRYSDDCIAFLALTSSHKWLISASEWSLGIWGLNPYLACEEEMKVENYQIIGIKISEKHLAVWGKKFDESYTLCLYCLVEQEENMIIEPLPKTDHEKVPILDVTLSEDGSQLIAVYPNEIQIKDITTWQTIKRIPLEELGHRYLFSPNKRQLVCLKEHKIYLIDFYKEAKPLQIEEENFNITHISFSNDGKFLLYVVNSTAVCLYNLRRKRPLFRSEVSLEPLISLAYAEDSFIFADISRRISLQPLEEGYLMEKSLTGYITHVSFNGMYVSLWINSGVILRYEKATGKMKDQSTEEEKQQIFSEVKALLQTDNTERLTSLLSAYFPLLSPTYFRDLEFIYLHKEKNIIKAIAMSADRSYIAYLICNKKIVIWDFKHTEMIEELSVDFELDTSDEDTDFLMTLSGTEKSLTLALAFNPFNSKVMPCIYVWEMELEGKAKPLTTKSWKIEHNMGVSIKAILFSHTSSYLLVCTVQDNAIRKWDISKKKPVLEFYHIDSIISFEICREHRWLITTSRDKTIRFWDLANGSLLYSLKINHDIQQIELAPEGTHLAIWGTGSFSLWELDIIEKTSHPNPRLLWRFPHLLEARNAILHPKGHKTNSFIDDLGEGNRKLLIQKGAKDK; this is encoded by the coding sequence ATGACTAATGTGCTTAATGTACGCATCACTAGTTTTGGGCATGTAAAGTCGTCCTATACTTTAACAGGAGAATGGGATAGAGGGACTTGTACTCTTAGCCTAGATTTAGCTAAGCTTTGCCAGAGCAAGGCTGAATTATTTTTACAAGGTGGTAGTAGTGGGATCTCAGCTGAGATCAAATGGCATGTCCCTCTCGTTTCTTTAACTAAACTTCGAAAGCTTTTTCAAATGGAGCCCCTTCCTCTTACCATTAAGGTAGAGAAAAAAAATGCTTTTTGGAGAGTACATTTTTATTCTCGACAATTAAAAGATGAAATCATCCACGAATTTGTTACCAAAATTAATCAACACTCATTCGTTGAAGATAAAACTCTTATTGTAGCTCATGCGGATACATTAAATTTAGAAAGAATAAAAATTTTTCAAGGCATTATCAAAGGCACACGCACACATCCTGAATGGAGTATTGCCGCTGCTAACGCTATAACAGTTTTAAATCAGGCAGGTGTCTCGTTTGATAATAAAAATTTAGAGGATATAAAAATCAGCGGCGCAGACTTAACAAATGTGGTTTTCAGAAGAACAAGGCTTCGGGGAGCAGATTTAAGAACTACTACTTTAAAGGGTGCTTATCTGGAACAGGCTGTTCTCTATGAATCTTATCTCAAAGGAGTAAATTTTAAACAGCAATCTTCCCTTTACCATACTGAATTGCCTTTAATAGGCCCTAAAGAACCTATGGTATTTCTCTATGACAATGATTATTTTATCTCTGCAGACCGTCATATCTATATATGGGATCCTTTAACTTTGACAACAAAGCAAATTTTTAAAAGGTACAGCGATGACTGCATCGCTTTTTTAGCTTTGACTTCCTCCCATAAGTGGCTAATTAGTGCCAGTGAATGGTCTTTAGGGATATGGGGGCTCAATCCCTATCTAGCTTGTGAAGAAGAGATGAAGGTTGAGAACTATCAAATTATAGGAATAAAAATATCAGAAAAGCATCTAGCCGTCTGGGGTAAAAAATTCGATGAAAGTTATACACTATGCCTCTATTGCTTAGTTGAGCAAGAAGAGAACATGATAATAGAGCCGCTTCCTAAAACTGACCATGAGAAGGTACCTATTCTAGATGTTACTCTTTCGGAAGATGGCAGCCAGCTCATAGCGGTTTATCCTAATGAAATACAAATAAAAGATATAACGACTTGGCAAACAATTAAAAGAATTCCCTTAGAAGAATTGGGTCATCGGTATTTATTCTCTCCCAATAAAAGGCAACTTGTTTGCCTAAAAGAGCATAAAATTTATTTGATAGATTTCTATAAAGAGGCTAAACCACTACAGATTGAGGAAGAAAATTTTAATATCACTCATATTAGCTTCTCTAATGATGGTAAATTTCTTCTCTATGTCGTCAATAGTACGGCTGTCTGCCTTTATAACTTAAGAAGAAAGCGTCCTTTGTTTAGATCCGAGGTCTCATTAGAACCTCTCATTTCTTTAGCTTATGCTGAAGATTCTTTTATATTCGCTGATATCTCTCGCAGGATAAGTCTTCAGCCATTAGAAGAAGGATATTTAATGGAAAAAAGCCTGACAGGTTATATCACTCATGTCAGCTTTAATGGAATGTATGTTTCTCTATGGATAAATAGTGGCGTAATTCTTAGATATGAGAAAGCTACAGGAAAGATGAAAGATCAATCGACAGAAGAAGAAAAACAGCAAATTTTTAGCGAAGTAAAAGCCTTGTTACAGACAGACAATACGGAGAGACTTACTTCTCTACTCTCTGCATACTTTCCACTTCTTTCTCCTACCTACTTTAGGGATCTTGAATTCATCTATTTACACAAAGAAAAAAATATCATTAAAGCCATAGCTATGTCAGCCGATAGATCCTATATAGCCTATCTTATCTGTAATAAAAAAATAGTTATTTGGGATTTTAAACATACAGAGATGATAGAAGAGCTTTCAGTTGATTTTGAACTAGATACAAGCGATGAAGATACTGACTTTCTGATGACTTTAAGCGGAACAGAAAAAAGTTTAACTTTAGCTCTAGCTTTTAATCCTTTCAATTCTAAAGTTATGCCTTGTATTTATGTTTGGGAAATGGAATTAGAGGGAAAAGCTAAACCCCTAACGACTAAAAGTTGGAAGATAGAACATAATATGGGAGTTAGTATAAAAGCCATTCTCTTCTCTCATACTTCTTCCTATCTGCTTGTATGTACAGTTCAAGACAATGCCATCCGCAAGTGGGATATTTCAAAAAAAAAGCCTGTTTTAGAATTTTATCATATAGACTCAATCATAAGCTTTGAGATTTGCCGAGAGCATCGTTGGCTTATCACTACGAGCAGGGATAAAACAATACGTTTTTGGGATTTAGCCAATGGAAGTCTTCTTTATTCTTTAAAAATAAACCATGATATACAGCAAATAGAGCTTGCCCCTGAAGGCACGCACTTAGCTATATGGGGCACCGGCAGCTTCTCGCTTTGGGAGCTGGATATTATAGAAAAGACTAGTCATCCTAATCCTCGCCTGTTGTGGAGGTTTCCCCATCTTCTGGAGGCTAGAAACGCTATTCTCCATCCTAAAGGACATAAAACAAATAGTTTTATAGACGACTTGGGTGAAGGCAATCGTAAGCTCTTGATCCAAAAAGGAGCCAAAGATAAATAA
- the istB gene encoding IS21-like element helper ATPase IstB, whose product MIIEQDRLDSMLTRLKLLAIRDSLDYLLDQAIEQKLTLRESLQLLVEHELSCKEEQRIKMAIKIAKFPCVRTLENFEFESQPTLDSRQIKELSACRWIAHGEAVLFLGPPGVGKTHLAIALGREAILKGYSTLFISATALLTRLSNAHKKGQLEEELCQVSKPKLLIVDELGYLPFEADAAHLFFQLVSRRYEKGSMLITSNRSVGEWGTVFGDSVVATAILDRLLHHSQVITIRGESYKLREKMRSGLVKRGEPTNEKK is encoded by the coding sequence ATGATAATAGAACAAGATAGGCTTGATTCCATGCTAACTCGGCTAAAGCTTTTAGCGATCAGAGATAGCTTAGATTATTTGCTCGATCAAGCTATTGAGCAAAAATTGACACTCAGAGAAAGTTTACAATTGCTTGTGGAACATGAATTATCCTGTAAAGAGGAACAACGGATTAAAATGGCGATAAAGATTGCCAAATTTCCATGTGTTAGGACATTAGAGAATTTTGAATTTGAGAGCCAGCCAACACTGGATAGTAGACAAATCAAAGAACTTTCTGCTTGTCGTTGGATTGCCCATGGGGAAGCCGTGTTGTTTTTGGGGCCTCCAGGTGTGGGGAAAACCCATCTTGCTATTGCATTAGGTAGAGAGGCCATTCTTAAGGGTTATTCCACATTATTCATTTCAGCAACGGCTCTTCTTACTCGGCTTTCGAATGCTCACAAAAAAGGGCAATTAGAAGAAGAATTATGTCAGGTAAGTAAGCCTAAGCTCTTAATTGTTGATGAACTTGGCTATTTGCCTTTTGAAGCCGATGCAGCTCATTTGTTTTTTCAGCTTGTTTCTAGACGTTATGAAAAAGGTAGCATGCTCATCACAAGCAATCGATCAGTAGGAGAATGGGGTACAGTTTTTGGAGATAGTGTAGTAGCAACAGCAATATTAGATCGTCTTCTTCATCACAGTCAGGTGATTACCATTCGTGGAGAAAGTTATAAACTGCGCGAAAAAATGCGTTCGGGACTTGTAAAACGTGGCGAGCCAACGAACGAGAAAAAATAA
- the istA gene encoding IS21 family transposase encodes MIELQQVIFRLKLKQSIRSINRDTGIHRTIIRNLNKVANNSGWLSNDRSIPSENEIHQALVAFNLKKSSKSHDLDPFKPLIKDWLAKDHSFVVIHKLIQEHIMCSESTVRRFIHQHFPKQIQPIMIRQHIPGECAEVDFGYLGLCFDPESGKNRRAWVFSLRLRHSRKAYREVVFDQSTKTFLACHIHAFEWLGGVPTKIVIDNLKAGVTKASLHEPLLNRSYQQLAEHYAFIISPCIPYKPQHKGGVENDIKYIKRNFLSFFLESQAQKGIEVPSKDDFQKALDQWNCEVSEKRKIGGVDRTPQDLFEEEKEHLKSLPSCRWDVLEWYCAIVGKDWRVRFDKVWYSVPYAFIGKEVQVCASQSSLKIFHAGQEIAMHLRSYITSNREFGEWQEIFANALIGSAALDRLIHRATKLVIEGKSYRMEQFHKRSKQNKETEK; translated from the coding sequence ATGATAGAATTACAACAAGTCATTTTTCGACTAAAATTAAAGCAAAGCATTCGCTCTATTAATCGCGATACCGGTATTCATCGTACGATTATCCGTAATCTCAATAAAGTTGCAAACAACAGCGGGTGGCTATCTAACGATAGATCTATCCCTTCTGAGAATGAAATTCACCAGGCTCTCGTCGCTTTTAATTTAAAAAAATCTTCAAAATCGCATGACTTAGATCCTTTTAAACCTTTAATTAAAGACTGGTTAGCAAAAGACCATAGTTTTGTGGTCATTCATAAGCTTATTCAAGAGCACATCATGTGCAGTGAATCAACTGTACGAAGATTCATCCATCAACACTTTCCTAAACAAATTCAACCTATAATGATCAGACAGCATATTCCCGGTGAATGTGCGGAAGTAGATTTTGGTTATCTAGGTTTATGTTTTGACCCTGAAAGTGGTAAAAATCGTCGCGCTTGGGTCTTTTCTTTAAGGCTCCGCCACTCACGCAAAGCCTATCGTGAAGTTGTTTTTGATCAAAGCACCAAGACATTTTTAGCTTGCCACATCCATGCTTTTGAATGGCTAGGTGGAGTACCTACAAAAATTGTCATCGATAATCTAAAAGCTGGGGTGACAAAAGCTTCTTTGCATGAACCTTTACTCAACAGATCTTATCAGCAATTAGCAGAACACTATGCATTCATCATCAGCCCTTGCATTCCTTACAAGCCTCAACATAAAGGTGGGGTAGAAAACGACATCAAATACATCAAGAGAAATTTCCTTTCCTTTTTCTTAGAAAGTCAAGCACAAAAAGGCATCGAAGTGCCTTCTAAAGATGATTTTCAGAAAGCTCTTGACCAATGGAATTGCGAGGTTTCTGAAAAACGTAAAATTGGGGGTGTTGATCGTACCCCTCAAGATCTTTTTGAAGAAGAAAAGGAGCATTTAAAATCCCTTCCAAGTTGCCGTTGGGATGTTTTGGAATGGTATTGTGCAATTGTAGGCAAAGACTGGAGAGTGCGCTTTGATAAAGTTTGGTATTCGGTTCCTTATGCTTTTATAGGCAAAGAAGTACAAGTTTGTGCTAGCCAAAGCTCTCTTAAAATTTTCCATGCAGGCCAAGAAATTGCTATGCATTTACGTTCATATATTACCAGCAATAGAGAATTTGGAGAGTGGCAGGAAATATTTGCCAATGCATTAATAGGTAGTGCAGCACTAGATCGCTTGATTCACAGAGCCACAAAGCTTGTGATTGAAGGAAAAAGTTATCGTATGGAACAATTCCATAAAAGATCAAAACAAAATAAAGAAACCGAGAAGTAA
- the istA gene encoding IS21 family transposase — MKQQEDVERMLTLHTLGWGHKRIAKELGISKNTVKKYLKQKGWVPYKSPKRKKFTSGLEDRIKEYFFIHRGNADVVRQELLKNHSRHISLRTIERAVKPFRDELQVKAQATLRFETPPGKQLQIDFGSTRLYIQDKLTQVFLFVATLGFSRRIYVKPFLHQQQSSWFKGIEEAFYYFGGTTEEVLVDNAKSLITKHHALTRKVQFNERFTAFANYWKFCPKACAPYRARTKGKDERAIGYVKRNAIAGHKFASWESLESHLEHWMHNISDQRLHGTTRKIPLKVFEEMEKDALRPLKGKPPFLQIRELDRIVHKDACVEIDTNRYSVPWKIIKERVFVQLIENEVRIFYKQTEIARHVECKGKYQNILNPEHLKGIVGTFRPKEHEEIKCVENLNFMDAELSRPLADYERLVGGSWS; from the coding sequence ATGAAACAACAAGAAGATGTGGAGCGTATGCTAACCTTGCATACACTTGGATGGGGCCACAAACGTATTGCTAAGGAACTTGGTATCAGTAAGAACACTGTGAAAAAATACCTGAAACAAAAAGGCTGGGTTCCTTATAAAAGTCCAAAACGAAAAAAATTTACCTCTGGACTTGAAGATCGAATAAAGGAATACTTTTTTATTCATAGAGGAAATGCAGACGTGGTTCGGCAAGAACTTTTAAAAAACCATTCTCGCCATATTTCTCTTCGCACTATTGAACGAGCGGTAAAACCTTTTAGAGATGAGCTACAGGTAAAAGCTCAAGCCACCCTAAGATTTGAAACACCACCAGGAAAACAACTTCAGATTGATTTTGGTTCCACTCGTCTATACATTCAAGATAAACTTACTCAGGTTTTTTTGTTCGTTGCCACCCTTGGTTTTTCAAGAAGAATTTACGTTAAGCCTTTTTTACACCAACAACAATCGTCTTGGTTTAAAGGAATAGAGGAAGCCTTTTACTATTTTGGCGGTACTACCGAAGAGGTGCTTGTAGATAATGCTAAAAGTTTAATAACTAAACATCATGCGCTTACAAGAAAAGTCCAATTTAATGAGCGTTTTACTGCTTTTGCAAATTACTGGAAATTTTGTCCTAAAGCCTGCGCTCCTTATCGTGCCAGAACAAAGGGTAAGGATGAGAGAGCTATAGGGTATGTTAAACGCAATGCTATCGCAGGGCACAAGTTTGCTAGCTGGGAATCTCTCGAAAGTCATTTAGAGCATTGGATGCACAATATTTCTGATCAAAGGCTCCATGGTACTACGCGTAAAATACCCTTGAAAGTATTTGAAGAGATGGAAAAAGATGCTCTTCGCCCTTTAAAGGGAAAACCACCCTTCCTGCAGATTCGAGAACTTGACCGAATCGTTCATAAGGATGCTTGTGTGGAGATCGATACGAATAGATATAGTGTTCCTTGGAAGATAATCAAGGAACGGGTCTTTGTTCAGCTAATAGAAAATGAGGTTCGCATCTTCTATAAGCAAACTGAAATTGCTCGTCATGTAGAATGCAAAGGAAAATATCAAAATATACTTAATCCCGAACATCTTAAGGGAATTGTAGGAACCTTTCGGCCAAAAGAGCATGAAGAGATTAAGTGTGTAGAAAATTTAAATTTTATGGATGCAGAGCTATCTAGACCTCTTGCGGACTACGAAAGGTTAGTAGGAGGTAGCTGGTCATGA